A single genomic interval of Bradyrhizobium japonicum USDA 6 harbors:
- a CDS encoding helix-turn-helix domain-containing protein has protein sequence MEQVTSRPRHVIWNTAVTPPDEQFSYYREAICQAFMNLTPESATTSRFPAKVETIGLGAGAINRVVFPEHTVHRSRADIAASTESCFYLNFKLAGRCRMLQGDSEVSLSRGQVGIVDSDREVTLLHDRGPTLEVASFWVPSRALRDRLPPSFDFRAERVSDDPHVGHLIVETARSLNAGVLRMAEEDSIRLFDVLLDLVALSLSRRSRAQTAEAAGFADATVLALRRAIHERLREPGLTVAAVAGVVGISERYVHKLFERSGTTFSDYLMDRRLVGAAADLKDPASGGRAIGAIAFDWGFSDLSHFARRFKQRFGCRPRDWRAR, from the coding sequence ATGGAGCAGGTCACAAGCCGGCCGCGGCACGTCATCTGGAACACCGCAGTGACCCCGCCGGACGAGCAGTTTTCCTATTACCGCGAGGCGATCTGCCAGGCATTCATGAACCTGACGCCGGAATCGGCGACGACGTCGCGCTTCCCGGCCAAGGTGGAGACGATCGGGTTGGGCGCCGGCGCAATCAACCGGGTGGTGTTTCCCGAGCATACCGTGCATCGCTCGCGCGCCGATATCGCGGCGTCGACCGAGAGCTGCTTCTATCTCAACTTCAAGCTGGCCGGCCGCTGCCGCATGCTCCAGGGCGACAGCGAGGTCAGCCTGTCGCGCGGCCAGGTCGGCATCGTCGACAGCGACCGCGAGGTGACGCTGCTGCACGATCGCGGTCCGACACTGGAGGTCGCTTCGTTCTGGGTGCCATCGCGCGCCTTACGCGACCGGCTGCCGCCGTCGTTCGATTTCAGGGCCGAGCGCGTCTCCGACGATCCCCATGTCGGTCACCTCATCGTCGAGACCGCACGCTCCCTCAACGCCGGCGTATTGCGGATGGCGGAAGAGGACAGCATTCGGCTGTTCGACGTTCTGCTCGATCTCGTTGCGCTCAGCCTGTCGCGCCGCTCGCGGGCGCAGACGGCGGAGGCGGCCGGCTTTGCGGACGCGACCGTGCTGGCGCTGCGCCGCGCCATTCACGAGCGGCTGCGCGAGCCGGGACTGACGGTCGCGGCGGTCGCCGGCGTTGTCGGCATCAGCGAGCGTTATGTCCACAAGCTGTTCGAACGCTCCGGCACGACATTTTCGGACTATTTGATGGATCGCCGCCTCGTGGGCGCGGCGGCCGACCTGAAGGATCCGGCATCGGGCGGCCGCGCGATCGGCGCCATCGCGTTCGACTGGGGCTTCTCGGATCTCTCCCACTTCGCGCGGCGCTTCAAACAGCGCTTCGGCTGCCGCCCACGCGATTGGCGTGCGCGTTGA
- a CDS encoding acyl-CoA dehydrogenase family protein — protein sequence MSYRSSWMTEELEIFRDQFRKYLAKDLAPHAEKWREQKMVDRFAWRGLGEMGALLASVPEEYGGLGATFAYDAAVLDDLESTVPELTTGVSVHSAIVAHYILNYGSEEQRKRWLPKMASGEMVGAIAMTEPGTGSDLQAVKTTAKKQGNSYVINGQKTFITNGQAADLVVVVARTGEAGAKGISLIVVETAGADGYKRGRNLDKIGLHASDTSELFFDNVTVPPENLLGKEEGLGFVQLMQQLPQERLALAVGAVASMERAVRLTTEYTKERKAFGKPLMDFQNTAFTLAERKTEAMIARVFVDWCIERLVAKDLDTVTASMAKYWCSDKQVQTADECLQLFGGYGYMQEYPISRIFIDSRIQKIYGGTNEIMKLLIARSL from the coding sequence ATGTCCTACCGCTCCTCCTGGATGACCGAAGAGCTCGAAATCTTCCGCGACCAGTTCCGGAAATATTTGGCCAAGGACCTGGCGCCGCATGCCGAGAAATGGCGCGAGCAGAAGATGGTCGACCGCTTCGCCTGGCGCGGGCTCGGCGAGATGGGCGCGCTGCTGGCGAGCGTGCCGGAGGAATATGGCGGGTTGGGTGCGACCTTCGCCTATGACGCCGCCGTGCTGGACGACCTCGAAAGCACGGTGCCGGAGCTGACCACCGGCGTCTCCGTGCACAGCGCCATCGTCGCGCACTACATCCTCAATTACGGCTCGGAGGAGCAGAGGAAGCGCTGGCTGCCGAAGATGGCTTCCGGCGAGATGGTCGGCGCCATCGCCATGACCGAGCCCGGCACCGGCTCGGACCTGCAGGCCGTCAAGACCACCGCGAAGAAGCAGGGCAATTCCTACGTCATCAACGGCCAGAAGACTTTTATTACCAACGGCCAGGCCGCCGATCTCGTCGTCGTCGTGGCACGCACGGGCGAAGCCGGCGCCAAGGGCATTTCGCTGATCGTCGTCGAGACCGCGGGCGCGGATGGCTACAAGCGCGGGCGCAACCTCGACAAGATCGGCCTGCACGCCTCCGACACGTCAGAACTGTTCTTCGACAATGTCACGGTGCCGCCGGAAAACCTGCTCGGCAAGGAGGAAGGCCTGGGTTTTGTCCAGCTGATGCAGCAATTGCCGCAGGAGCGCCTTGCCCTTGCGGTTGGCGCGGTCGCCTCGATGGAGCGCGCGGTCAGGCTCACCACCGAATACACCAAGGAACGGAAGGCGTTCGGCAAGCCGCTGATGGACTTCCAGAACACCGCCTTCACGCTCGCCGAGCGCAAGACCGAAGCGATGATCGCGCGCGTCTTCGTCGACTGGTGCATCGAGCGCCTCGTCGCCAAGGACCTCGACACCGTCACGGCGTCGATGGCGAAGTACTGGTGCTCGGACAAGCAGGTCCAGACCGCCGACGAATGCCTCCAGCTGTTCGGCGGCTACGGCTACATGCAGGAATATCCGATCTCGCGCATCTTCATCGATTCCCGCATCCAGAAGATCTATGGCGGCACCAACGAGATCATGAAGCTGCTGATCGCCAGATCCTTATGA
- a CDS encoding alpha/beta fold hydrolase: MSTYVLVHGAWHTGAEFEPVAAPIRAAGHKVYTPTIKGNRPGDPKTTGLKDAIQSIADYLAENDLKDVVLLGHSYGGMIITGVADLAPERIRRLVYWNAFVPNNGECLNDMVPPHFIGLFEAIAAERGDSSVVLPFPIWREVFINDADLETAQRAYDVLNPHPLATFTDKIALKTNPAEMPLAKSYINCTEDIAMPHSHPWHPRLSEKLGLFRLVQVPGSHELCFSDPARLAKAIMEAGRD; encoded by the coding sequence ATGTCGACCTACGTTCTCGTCCATGGCGCCTGGCACACCGGTGCCGAGTTCGAACCCGTCGCGGCCCCGATCCGCGCCGCCGGCCACAAGGTCTATACGCCGACAATCAAGGGCAATCGCCCCGGCGATCCCAAGACGACCGGGCTGAAGGACGCGATCCAGTCGATCGCCGACTATCTCGCCGAGAACGATCTGAAGGATGTCGTCCTGCTCGGCCATTCCTATGGCGGCATGATCATCACCGGGGTCGCCGACCTCGCGCCCGAACGCATTCGCCGCCTGGTCTATTGGAATGCCTTCGTGCCGAACAACGGCGAATGCCTCAACGACATGGTGCCGCCGCACTTTATCGGGCTGTTCGAAGCCATCGCGGCCGAACGCGGCGACAGCTCCGTGGTGTTGCCCTTCCCCATCTGGCGCGAAGTCTTCATCAACGATGCCGATCTCGAAACCGCGCAGCGCGCCTATGACGTGCTCAATCCGCATCCGCTGGCGACTTTCACCGACAAGATCGCGCTCAAGACCAATCCGGCGGAGATGCCGCTGGCAAAGTCCTACATCAACTGCACCGAGGACATCGCGATGCCGCACAGCCATCCCTGGCATCCGCGGCTCTCGGAGAAGCTCGGCCTGTTCCGCCTGGTGCAGGTGCCGGGAAGCCACGAGCTGTGCTTCTCCGACCCGGCGCGTCTCGCCAAGGCGATCATGGAGGCAGGACGCGACTGA
- a CDS encoding alpha/beta hydrolase family protein gives MATKTQELKLDIERIGAVSAILVQPAKARACYVLAHGAGAGMRHASMDKIADGLADRGIATFRFNFPYMENKQGRPDQPAVAHATIRAAVEDASRLCPGLKLVAGGKSFGGRMTSQAQSKAPLPDVQGLAFLGFPLHADKKPSTERAEHLAHVEIPMLFLQGTRDGLADLGLLKPVIDALGPRATLHEVAGGDHSFAVLKKSGRTNEEALTEVLDTLAAWIDELA, from the coding sequence GTGGCGACCAAAACTCAAGAGCTCAAGCTCGACATCGAGCGCATCGGCGCGGTCTCGGCGATCCTGGTGCAGCCGGCCAAGGCGCGCGCCTGCTACGTCCTCGCGCACGGCGCCGGCGCGGGGATGCGGCATGCCTCGATGGACAAGATTGCGGACGGGCTCGCGGATCGTGGCATCGCGACGTTCCGCTTCAATTTTCCCTACATGGAAAACAAGCAGGGCCGTCCTGACCAGCCGGCGGTCGCCCACGCCACCATCCGCGCGGCAGTCGAGGACGCAAGCCGGCTCTGCCCCGGCTTGAAGCTCGTTGCCGGCGGAAAGTCGTTTGGCGGGCGCATGACCTCGCAGGCGCAGTCCAAGGCGCCGCTGCCTGACGTCCAAGGGCTCGCCTTCCTCGGCTTTCCCCTGCACGCCGACAAGAAGCCGTCGACGGAGCGCGCCGAGCATCTGGCTCATGTCGAGATCCCGATGCTGTTCCTGCAAGGCACGCGCGACGGGCTTGCCGATCTCGGCCTCCTCAAGCCCGTGATCGATGCACTCGGCCCGAGGGCGACACTGCACGAGGTCGCCGGCGGCGATCACTCCTTCGCGGTGCTGAAGAAGTCCGGCCGAACCAATGAAGAGGCGCTTACTGAGGTGCTCGATACGCTCGCGGCCTGGATCGATGAGCTCGCCTAA